The proteins below come from a single Brevundimonas sp. LM2 genomic window:
- the fabG gene encoding 3-oxoacyl-[acyl-carrier-protein] reductase has protein sequence MFDLTGKTALVTGATGGIGGAIARALYAQGATVVLSGTREAVLADLTKDLGDRAHFATANLSDPASVDALVGVAEEVAGAGLDILVANAGITKDGLLLRMKDEDFQSVLTVNLESYFRLSRAAMKGMMKRRSGRIIGVTSVVGVTGNGGQTNYAASKAGMIGFSKSLAQEVGSRGITVNCIAPGFITSPMTDVLNEQQREGILRNIPAGRLGTGDEIAAAAVYLSSDEAAYVTGQTLHVNGGMAMI, from the coding sequence ATGTTCGATCTGACCGGAAAGACCGCCCTCGTCACCGGAGCCACGGGCGGCATCGGCGGGGCCATCGCCCGGGCCCTGTATGCCCAAGGCGCCACCGTCGTCCTGTCCGGCACGCGCGAGGCGGTGCTGGCGGATCTGACCAAGGACCTAGGCGACCGGGCCCATTTCGCCACGGCCAACCTGTCGGACCCGGCCTCGGTCGATGCCCTGGTCGGGGTGGCGGAGGAGGTCGCGGGGGCGGGTCTGGACATCCTGGTGGCCAATGCCGGGATCACCAAGGACGGCCTGCTGCTGCGGATGAAGGACGAGGATTTCCAATCCGTCCTCACCGTCAACCTGGAGAGCTATTTCCGCCTGTCGCGCGCCGCGATGAAGGGGATGATGAAGCGTCGCTCGGGCCGGATCATCGGCGTCACCTCGGTGGTCGGGGTCACCGGCAACGGCGGCCAGACCAACTATGCGGCGTCCAAGGCCGGGATGATCGGCTTCTCCAAGTCCCTGGCCCAGGAGGTCGGGTCGCGCGGGATCACGGTCAACTGCATCGCGCCGGGCTTCATTACCTCGCCCATGACCGACGTGCTGAACGAGCAGCAGCGCGAGGGCATCCTGCGCAACATTCCGGCCGGCCGGCTGGGCACGGGCGACGAGATCGCGGCCGCCGCCGTCTATCTTTCGTCCGACGAAGCGGCTTACGTGACGGGCCAGACGCTTCATGTGAACGGCGGCATGGCGATGATCTGA